Proteins encoded within one genomic window of Dyadobacter chenhuakuii:
- a CDS encoding SMP-30/gluconolactonase/LRE family protein has product MKKSAGIYSIFSGLAALLFPALLSAQMMDSKSIVAPGAQVEKLGDGYKFTEGPVADQDGNVFFTDQPNNKIVRWDAETNKFSVFSDNAGRANGMYFDKKGNLVACSDEDNQVWSFDKNGKPTVLVKDFEGKLLNGPNDLWIDPQGGIYLTDPLYKRDYWKRDPKMQQDGEHVYYLDPKGKNLIRVDANIKKPNGIIGTKDGRTLYVADIGDNKTYKYDIQKDGTLTNRTLFVPKGSDGMILDAEGNLYITGKGVTVFDKKGEQIAHFPIHNGWTANLCFGGKDNDLLFVTAETAVYGLKMKVKGVK; this is encoded by the coding sequence ATGAAAAAGTCAGCAGGTATTTATTCAATTTTTTCCGGGTTGGCAGCATTGCTGTTCCCGGCATTACTTTCAGCACAGATGATGGATTCAAAATCGATAGTAGCGCCCGGCGCACAGGTTGAGAAACTTGGCGACGGTTATAAATTTACAGAAGGCCCGGTTGCCGATCAGGATGGTAATGTGTTTTTCACAGATCAGCCCAACAATAAAATCGTTCGCTGGGACGCAGAAACAAATAAATTCTCCGTTTTCTCGGACAATGCAGGTCGTGCGAACGGCATGTATTTCGATAAAAAAGGAAACCTCGTGGCTTGTTCGGATGAGGACAATCAGGTTTGGTCCTTTGATAAAAACGGTAAGCCTACGGTGTTGGTAAAAGATTTCGAAGGCAAGCTTTTGAATGGCCCCAATGACCTTTGGATCGATCCGCAGGGAGGCATTTATCTGACAGACCCTTTATATAAAAGAGACTACTGGAAGCGCGATCCGAAAATGCAGCAGGATGGTGAGCACGTGTATTATCTTGATCCGAAAGGAAAAAATCTGATCAGAGTTGATGCCAACATTAAAAAACCAAACGGGATCATCGGCACGAAAGATGGCAGGACGTTGTATGTGGCGGACATTGGCGACAACAAGACCTACAAATACGACATTCAAAAAGACGGAACATTAACCAACCGGACGCTTTTTGTGCCAAAAGGATCTGATGGAATGATCCTCGACGCAGAAGGAAATCTTTACATTACGGGCAAGGGTGTTACCGTTTTCGATAAAAAAGGTGAACAAATTGCTCACTTCCCGATTCACAATGGTTGGACCGCAAATTTGTGTTTTGGCGGAAAAGACAATGATCTTCTTTTTGTAACGGCCGAAACAGCAGTTTACGGATTGAAAATGAAGGTTAAGGGTGTGAAATAA
- a CDS encoding sugar phosphate isomerase/epimerase family protein: MENITLDRCCIHTITTKPWELSEAVENYAAAGVKGISVWQNATERIGPHRAGELIRSAGLEIVSYVRGGFFPHTSSAGRAQAIDHNRKLLEEAAALGAPMIVLVCGASPDQSMEKSREQIKEGIAAILPLAEKLKVKLAIEPLHPMYAADRSAINTLAQANDMAEYFNSPYVGVAVDVYHLWWDGDLEKEIARCGANGNLLAYHVCDWKVNTIDLLNDRGLMGEGCIDLKKIRGWVEATGFNGFCEVEIFSNIHWAKDQHLFLREITEAFLKTV, from the coding sequence ATGGAAAATATAACATTAGACCGTTGCTGCATACACACCATTACGACGAAGCCTTGGGAGCTTTCGGAGGCGGTGGAGAACTATGCGGCAGCTGGTGTGAAAGGAATAAGTGTCTGGCAGAATGCAACCGAACGGATCGGCCCTCACCGTGCCGGAGAGCTGATCCGGTCTGCCGGGCTTGAAATCGTCTCTTACGTTCGTGGCGGATTTTTCCCCCATACGAGCAGCGCAGGACGTGCACAGGCCATTGATCACAACCGGAAGTTACTCGAAGAAGCCGCAGCTTTGGGTGCTCCCATGATCGTGCTCGTATGCGGCGCATCGCCCGATCAGTCCATGGAAAAGTCCCGCGAACAGATCAAGGAAGGCATTGCAGCCATTTTACCATTGGCCGAAAAACTGAAAGTGAAGCTGGCCATTGAGCCGCTGCATCCGATGTATGCTGCTGATCGATCAGCAATTAACACATTGGCACAGGCGAATGATATGGCTGAGTATTTTAATTCTCCGTATGTCGGCGTGGCGGTGGATGTGTATCATTTGTGGTGGGACGGCGACCTGGAAAAGGAAATCGCCCGTTGCGGTGCAAACGGAAACTTGCTGGCTTACCACGTTTGCGACTGGAAGGTCAACACCATTGATCTGCTGAATGACCGCGGGCTAATGGGCGAAGGCTGCATTGATCTTAAAAAGATCCGCGGATGGGTGGAAGCGACTGGTTTCAATGGCTTTTGTGAGGTGGAGATTTTCTCCAACATTCACTGGGCCAAGGATCAGCATTTGTTTTTGAGAGAGATTACAGAGGCATTTTTAAAAACTGTTTAA
- a CDS encoding 3-ketoacyl-ACP reductase, which yields MKNTALITGGSRGIGFGIAKALANEGYNLAINGVRDEAGAAEALNELRELGAEVAYCQGNIANAADREAIIEKAYSVFGQINILVNNAGIAPRERLDILETTPENFQEVMQTNLEGPFFLTQAIAKRMAHAKQNNHAFEATVVFVTSISATVASINRGEYCISKSGLAMTNLLFAVRMAEFNIPVFEIRPGIIATDMTSKVQEKYDNLFQSGIALQPRWGTPEDVGKAVASLTRGDFPYSTGQVIGVDGGMLIDRL from the coding sequence ATGAAAAACACGGCGTTAATCACCGGCGGAAGTCGTGGCATCGGCTTTGGGATCGCCAAAGCCCTTGCCAACGAAGGTTATAACCTCGCCATCAACGGAGTGCGCGATGAAGCTGGCGCAGCAGAAGCCCTGAACGAACTTAGAGAATTGGGTGCGGAAGTGGCTTACTGCCAGGGAAATATTGCCAATGCAGCCGATCGCGAGGCGATTATCGAGAAAGCCTATTCGGTTTTTGGACAAATTAATATTCTCGTAAATAATGCAGGAATCGCTCCGCGGGAACGACTGGATATCCTGGAAACGACTCCCGAAAATTTTCAGGAGGTTATGCAAACCAACCTTGAAGGGCCATTTTTCCTGACGCAGGCCATTGCAAAACGAATGGCACATGCGAAGCAAAATAACCACGCGTTTGAAGCGACGGTCGTTTTCGTGACTTCCATTTCGGCAACGGTTGCGTCTATAAACAGGGGTGAATATTGTATTTCGAAATCGGGCCTGGCGATGACGAATCTGCTTTTTGCAGTTCGTATGGCAGAGTTTAACATTCCCGTTTTCGAGATACGGCCAGGTATTATTGCCACGGATATGACTTCCAAAGTGCAGGAAAAATATGATAACCTGTTCCAGAGCGGCATCGCCTTGCAGCCACGCTGGGGAACGCCTGAGGACGTAGGAAAGGCCGTTGCATCGCTCACAAGAGGTGATTTCCCCTACTCCACCGGCCAGGTGATTGGTGTGGACGGCGGAATGTTGATTGATAGATTATAG
- a CDS encoding HEPN domain-containing protein: MKHIAFERLSDAEILFRAKRFDSAVYLCGYCMEIYLKHKICQTLNWPGFPSTGKDFEKFKSLKTHDLGVLLSLSGAENFVLKEHLLSWSPLLEWNPEFRYRVVGTVREEEAEEMIESVKTMIQIL, translated from the coding sequence TTGAAACACATTGCCTTTGAGCGACTCTCGGATGCAGAGATCCTGTTCCGAGCGAAGCGATTTGACAGCGCCGTTTATCTGTGTGGTTATTGCATGGAGATTTACTTGAAGCACAAAATTTGCCAGACGCTTAACTGGCCGGGATTCCCATCTACCGGGAAGGATTTCGAAAAGTTCAAAAGTTTAAAAACACATGATTTGGGTGTACTTTTGTCCTTATCAGGTGCAGAAAACTTTGTATTAAAGGAGCACTTATTAAGTTGGTCTCCATTGCTGGAATGGAATCCAGAGTTTCGGTACCGCGTCGTGGGCACTGTTAGGGAAGAAGAGGCTGAGGAAATGATAGAGAGTGTTAAAACAATGATCCAAATTTTATGA
- a CDS encoding Gfo/Idh/MocA family protein — protein MDSRRDFLQKLTLGIGATALTDLPAAARELYAGPKADKQLRVAIMGLGSYGTRVADAMKDCKMATLVGAVSGTPAKIEDWKKKYNIPEKNTYNYDTVSKIKDNPDIDLVYITTPNSLHYKHVLQIAAAGKHVLCEKPVADNAKQTREMIAACEKAGVKFYIGYRMHFEPHTRELIRMREAGELGKIMHVNNYMGFKSGDPNQWRLKKALAGGGAMMDVGIYALNGARYATGEEPIWVTAQETKTDPVKFKEVDETIMFQLGFPSGVVASCGTTYNFNNYERLYVIGEKGFVELSPAFSYGPIKGRTHNGPMNQPIVTHQTLQMDGIADIILNNKPDPNVSGAEGLKDMIVVDAVYESIRKGGAKIMLAGK, from the coding sequence ATGGACTCACGTCGCGATTTTCTTCAAAAATTAACCCTCGGAATTGGTGCAACCGCGCTAACCGACCTGCCCGCTGCTGCACGAGAGCTTTATGCCGGCCCAAAAGCAGACAAACAACTACGCGTCGCCATTATGGGACTTGGCAGTTATGGAACGCGGGTTGCGGATGCCATGAAAGATTGTAAAATGGCAACACTTGTGGGAGCCGTTTCGGGCACACCAGCCAAGATCGAAGATTGGAAAAAGAAATATAACATTCCTGAGAAGAACACTTACAATTACGATACGGTCAGTAAGATCAAGGACAATCCGGATATTGATCTCGTGTACATTACAACGCCTAACTCATTGCATTACAAGCATGTTTTGCAAATAGCTGCTGCCGGCAAACATGTTCTTTGTGAAAAACCCGTGGCTGACAATGCGAAACAGACGCGTGAAATGATCGCAGCATGCGAGAAAGCCGGAGTGAAATTTTACATTGGTTACCGCATGCATTTTGAACCGCACACCCGCGAACTGATCCGCATGCGTGAGGCTGGCGAGCTGGGTAAGATTATGCATGTAAACAATTATATGGGTTTCAAATCCGGCGATCCGAATCAATGGAGACTGAAAAAAGCGCTGGCTGGCGGCGGAGCGATGATGGACGTGGGCATTTACGCACTGAACGGCGCACGATATGCAACAGGTGAAGAGCCGATCTGGGTGACGGCGCAGGAAACGAAAACCGACCCGGTGAAATTCAAGGAAGTGGACGAAACGATCATGTTCCAGCTAGGCTTCCCCAGCGGCGTGGTGGCGAGTTGCGGCACGACCTACAACTTCAATAATTACGAAAGGCTTTATGTAATTGGCGAAAAAGGCTTTGTGGAACTAAGCCCGGCATTCAGCTACGGCCCGATCAAAGGCCGGACGCACAACGGACCAATGAATCAGCCCATAGTCACGCACCAGACGTTGCAAATGGATGGCATTGCCGACATTATCCTCAACAACAAGCCCGACCCCAATGTAAGCGGAGCCGAAGGATTAAAGGATATGATCGTTGTTGACGCCGTTTATGAATCAATCCGTAAAGGCGGTGCAAAAATCATGTTAGCAGGCAAATAG
- a CDS encoding glycosyl hydrolase family 18 protein — MIVSKLLKQCISVLMVILALNTSCSKKNITASGGGDIDNRFKVIGYLPNRTDLLASAKQIDFGKITHLYIAFINPDSLGNLTGTGNLKEVAALAHSKNVRIMASIGGGGAPDYYPSFLTGEKKTKLINDLVNLAVDNNLDGIDVDLEGALIDANYESFVTDLAAPLKQKNKLITAAIATVYKDQFSDKALAQFDFVNIMSYDRTGPWRPDKPGPHAPYSMAEEDLQYWLETRKIPKNKLTLGVPFYGYGFGGTAPESMSYKNILRQYPDSVNQDQMHLNGGMVYYNGLTMIRKKTELAKQKVGGVMIWQLLQDSTGVKSLLGEIDGVVKGK, encoded by the coding sequence ATGATAGTTTCGAAGTTGTTAAAGCAATGCATCTCCGTTCTCATGGTGATTCTTGCATTAAATACCAGTTGTAGTAAAAAAAACATCACCGCTTCCGGCGGCGGCGATATAGATAATCGGTTCAAAGTTATCGGCTATCTGCCAAACCGAACCGATCTTCTGGCGTCTGCCAAACAAATCGATTTTGGCAAAATCACCCACTTATACATTGCCTTCATTAATCCCGATTCCCTGGGGAATCTCACAGGAACTGGGAATCTCAAAGAAGTTGCCGCCCTGGCCCATTCCAAAAACGTCAGGATTATGGCATCTATCGGTGGCGGCGGCGCTCCGGACTATTATCCTTCTTTTTTAACAGGAGAAAAGAAAACAAAACTCATCAATGACCTTGTAAACCTGGCAGTTGATAACAATCTTGACGGCATTGACGTAGATCTGGAAGGCGCATTAATTGACGCCAATTACGAAAGCTTTGTAACCGATCTTGCAGCCCCTTTGAAACAAAAAAACAAACTCATCACAGCCGCCATCGCCACCGTTTACAAGGATCAATTTTCAGACAAAGCATTAGCCCAGTTCGATTTCGTCAACATCATGTCTTACGATCGCACCGGTCCATGGCGCCCCGACAAACCCGGCCCGCACGCCCCCTATTCCATGGCCGAAGAGGATCTCCAGTACTGGCTCGAAACGCGCAAAATCCCAAAAAATAAACTCACCCTGGGCGTTCCATTCTACGGCTACGGCTTCGGCGGCACCGCCCCGGAAAGCATGTCCTACAAAAACATCCTCCGACAATATCCCGACTCCGTTAATCAGGATCAGATGCATTTGAATGGTGGGATGGTTTACTACAATGGCCTAACGATGATTCGGAAAAAGACGGAGCTGGCGAAGCAGAAGGTTGGCGGGGTGATGATCTGGCAATTGTTGCAGGATTCGACTGGGGTGAAGTCGTTGCTTGGGGAGATTGATGGGGTGGTGAAGGGGAAGTGA
- a CDS encoding MFS transporter encodes MSEHSTPRPSLLSQLLQVPVIVAALGYLVDMYDLFLFSVVRVPSLKALNVPTDQLLGEGIRLLNYQMAGMLIGGVLWGVIADKKGRLSVLFGSIIMYSLANIGNGFVTSLDQYAFLRFIAGVGLAGELGAGITLVTEVLPKEIRGYGTTLVATLGVLGAILAYFVADMFAWRISYFVGGGMGLLLLVLRFNVFESGMFKQVKERTVDRGNVMMILTNGKRFAKYMMAILVGLPIWFVVGILITFSPEFGAAKGIEGINAGKAVMLAFSGQVFGDIFSGLLSQYLKSRKRVIGLFIILSLTMMVGYLMIPSLDLFTFYLMCALLGFCNGYWTLFITIAAELFGTNLRATVATTVPNFVRGATIPLAALFVSFKPDLGVIQSALLIGVATSLVALLALYFLEETFTKDMDYVEKE; translated from the coding sequence ATGTCCGAACATTCCACTCCTCGCCCTAGCTTACTCTCACAATTGCTTCAAGTGCCGGTCATTGTGGCTGCGCTGGGCTATCTGGTCGACATGTACGACCTCTTCTTGTTCAGCGTAGTGCGCGTTCCAAGTTTGAAAGCGCTGAATGTGCCGACAGATCAGTTGCTCGGCGAAGGCATCCGGCTGCTCAATTATCAAATGGCCGGAATGCTCATTGGTGGCGTTTTATGGGGCGTTATTGCAGATAAAAAAGGACGGCTTTCAGTGCTTTTCGGATCTATTATCATGTATTCGCTTGCCAATATCGGGAACGGCTTTGTCACTTCGCTGGATCAATACGCGTTTCTACGTTTCATTGCGGGTGTGGGCCTTGCGGGAGAGCTGGGAGCGGGAATCACATTGGTAACCGAGGTTTTACCCAAAGAAATACGCGGTTACGGCACTACATTGGTTGCAACATTAGGCGTTCTCGGCGCTATCCTTGCCTATTTTGTGGCGGATATGTTTGCGTGGCGAATTTCCTATTTTGTTGGCGGCGGAATGGGCTTGCTATTGCTCGTATTGAGGTTCAATGTATTTGAATCGGGCATGTTCAAGCAGGTTAAGGAGCGAACTGTGGACCGCGGCAATGTTATGATGATTCTGACGAATGGGAAGCGTTTTGCCAAATATATGATGGCCATCCTGGTAGGGTTGCCCATCTGGTTTGTGGTTGGTATCCTGATCACATTTTCCCCCGAATTTGGCGCTGCAAAGGGAATTGAAGGAATCAATGCAGGAAAGGCGGTTATGCTGGCGTTTTCCGGACAAGTTTTCGGGGACATTTTCAGTGGTTTGTTAAGCCAATATCTGAAAAGCAGAAAGCGCGTAATTGGCTTGTTTATCATCCTTTCACTAACCATGATGGTTGGATATCTGATGATCCCGTCGCTCGATCTGTTTACATTCTATCTGATGTGCGCATTGTTAGGATTTTGCAACGGTTACTGGACCTTATTTATCACCATCGCCGCAGAACTTTTTGGAACCAACCTGCGTGCCACCGTGGCGACAACTGTTCCTAACTTTGTAAGAGGCGCTACGATCCCGCTGGCTGCATTGTTTGTCAGCTTCAAACCGGATCTCGGCGTCATCCAGAGTGCCCTGCTCATTGGCGTGGCCACGTCGCTGGTTGCATTGCTAGCCTTATATTTTTTAGAAGAAACATTTACAAAGGATATGGATTACGTGGAAAAGGAATAG
- a CDS encoding M3 family metallopeptidase, with amino-acid sequence MSQQANNPFLTPYITPFQVPPFDKVEPEHFLPAFEQGMAKQQNSIAAIHSNEAEPTFENTVLALERTGELLNRVSSVFFNLASAHTNPEIEALSKDIALQLSKHSDDIFLNATLFQRVKKINDTRDTLNLDAASKRLLEKTYKAFVRSGANLSDADQAEMRDINKQLSVLTVRFAQNLLAETNKFELIIQDETQLSCLPEFLKLNAAQLAKEAGKEGSWKFTLHQPSVMPFLQYADNRALREEMYKAYTSRCNHDDDFDNKDIIVQITSLRAKRANLLGYPNHAAYVLEESMAKMTSNVFDLLDGLWKAALPVAKSEALQMQALMNKEGNSDELEAWDWAYYADKVRKEKYNYDAETLKPYFQLANVRDGIFQVVKNLYGLTFTEITDIPKYHEDVTAYEVREANGDLTGIFYMDFFTRNSKRGGAWMTSYRKQSVKDGQRVAPIVSIVCNYAKPTGENPVLLTAEEVETFFHEFGHALHGLLSDVEFESLSGTSVPRDFVELPSQIMEHWAFEPEVLKFYAKHYQTGETIPDEAVEKMKNASKFNHGFATVEYLAASMLDLSYHSISPEKPIDPDTFEQQRMKDAGLIRQIAPRYRSTYFQHIFAGGYSAGYYSYIWSEVLDSDAFAAFKETGNIFDPVTALSFRKNILEKGGTEEPATLYKSFRGRMADEKYLLENRGLVKA; translated from the coding sequence ATGTCTCAGCAAGCCAATAACCCATTTTTAACACCATATATCACCCCATTTCAGGTTCCGCCTTTCGACAAAGTGGAACCTGAACATTTTTTACCGGCTTTCGAGCAAGGCATGGCCAAGCAGCAAAATAGCATTGCGGCCATCCATTCCAATGAAGCGGAACCGACTTTTGAGAACACTGTTTTAGCATTGGAACGCACCGGCGAGCTGCTCAACAGGGTGAGTTCGGTGTTTTTCAATCTGGCATCCGCCCATACAAATCCTGAGATCGAAGCGCTTTCGAAAGACATTGCGCTGCAATTATCTAAGCATAGCGATGATATTTTCCTGAATGCCACGCTTTTTCAGCGTGTTAAAAAAATCAACGACACTCGCGATACGCTAAACCTGGATGCAGCCAGCAAGCGCTTGCTGGAGAAAACCTACAAAGCCTTTGTGCGGAGCGGCGCAAATCTGAGCGATGCGGATCAGGCCGAAATGCGGGACATTAACAAGCAATTATCCGTGCTAACTGTCCGTTTCGCCCAGAATTTGCTGGCTGAAACCAACAAATTTGAACTGATCATTCAGGATGAAACGCAGCTTTCTTGCTTGCCGGAGTTTCTCAAACTGAATGCTGCACAACTGGCTAAGGAGGCGGGCAAAGAAGGAAGCTGGAAGTTTACATTGCATCAACCCAGCGTGATGCCTTTTCTGCAATATGCTGATAACCGGGCACTTCGGGAGGAAATGTACAAAGCTTATACAAGTCGCTGCAACCACGACGACGACTTTGATAATAAGGATATCATCGTACAAATCACATCCCTGCGTGCCAAAAGGGCGAACTTACTCGGCTACCCAAATCACGCAGCCTATGTTTTGGAAGAAAGTATGGCCAAAATGACCTCTAATGTTTTCGATCTGCTGGATGGATTATGGAAAGCTGCATTGCCGGTGGCCAAATCCGAAGCATTGCAGATGCAGGCATTAATGAATAAGGAAGGAAACTCCGATGAACTGGAAGCGTGGGACTGGGCCTACTATGCAGATAAGGTCCGGAAGGAAAAGTACAATTACGACGCCGAAACCCTGAAACCTTACTTCCAACTCGCTAACGTCCGTGACGGCATTTTTCAGGTTGTGAAAAACCTGTATGGACTTACATTCACTGAAATCACCGACATTCCGAAATATCATGAAGATGTTACTGCCTATGAAGTAAGAGAGGCAAATGGCGATCTTACGGGTATTTTTTACATGGACTTCTTTACGCGAAATTCCAAAAGAGGCGGTGCCTGGATGACTTCTTACCGCAAACAAAGTGTGAAAGACGGCCAGCGCGTTGCTCCTATTGTGTCCATTGTTTGCAACTATGCTAAGCCAACCGGTGAAAATCCTGTTCTGTTGACCGCAGAGGAAGTAGAAACCTTCTTCCACGAATTCGGCCACGCGCTGCACGGTCTGCTTTCCGATGTTGAATTTGAATCATTATCCGGCACTTCGGTCCCCCGTGACTTTGTGGAATTGCCCTCCCAGATCATGGAACATTGGGCCTTCGAACCGGAAGTCCTCAAATTTTACGCAAAACATTACCAAACCGGCGAAACGATCCCCGACGAAGCAGTGGAAAAGATGAAAAATGCTTCGAAATTTAACCACGGCTTTGCTACGGTGGAATATCTTGCAGCTTCCATGCTGGACCTTTCTTATCACAGTATCAGCCCCGAAAAGCCCATCGATCCTGACACATTTGAACAACAACGGATGAAAGACGCAGGTCTGATCAGGCAGATTGCACCGCGTTACCGAAGCACATATTTCCAGCACATTTTTGCAGGCGGCTACTCTGCGGGCTATTACAGCTATATCTGGTCCGAAGTGCTGGACAGCGATGCGTTTGCAGCTTTCAAGGAAACAGGCAACATTTTCGATCCGGTTACGGCGCTTTCATTCCGAAAAAATATTCTGGAAAAAGGCGGCACAGAAGAGCCTGCGACGCTTTACAAATCCTTCCGCGGAAGAATGGCTGACGAAAAATATCTGCTGGAAAACAGGGGACTGGTAAAAGCATAA
- a CDS encoding transcriptional regulator: MAKIKGAHTLKETDIKSMIRKGEISSELELERASLAARFLRLQGEDQPELAALEQQLSTLIRDYESTNWADFKLVTEKQVKDSNLAEKLAAREFKFYKQRRELIIQTLKQNGLNQNDLSAILAHSKSYTSELLNGIRSFSMNDLVIIHKLFKIKLEDLIFTEITPNVELRIRETFEKAAENTSKSKKPAQVTSLMKALYS, translated from the coding sequence ATGGCTAAGATCAAAGGGGCACATACGCTGAAAGAAACAGATATAAAATCAATGATTCGCAAAGGAGAGATCTCTTCCGAGTTAGAATTAGAACGCGCTTCACTTGCCGCCAGATTTCTCAGGCTTCAAGGTGAGGACCAACCAGAATTGGCTGCGCTAGAGCAACAATTAAGCACTTTAATTCGTGATTATGAATCGACAAACTGGGCCGATTTTAAGCTAGTCACAGAAAAACAAGTGAAAGATAGTAACCTGGCTGAAAAGCTCGCAGCTAGGGAGTTTAAGTTTTATAAACAAAGGCGCGAGCTGATCATCCAAACATTGAAACAAAATGGGCTCAATCAAAATGACTTATCCGCAATACTGGCACATAGCAAATCGTACACTTCCGAGCTGCTGAATGGGATCAGGTCTTTTTCAATGAATGACTTGGTCATTATCCATAAGCTCTTCAAAATAAAGTTGGAGGATCTTATTTTCACAGAGATAACTCCGAATGTAGAACTGAGGATAAGGGAAACATTTGAAAAAGCTGCCGAAAATACTTCAAAATCAAAAAAACCAGCACAGGTAACTTCTTTAATGAAAGCGCTTTATTCGTAA
- a CDS encoding Gfo/Idh/MocA family protein — translation MTTHNIGIIMNGVTGRMGTNQHLLRSIKAIIEQGGVKISADEVIMPDPILVGRNESKLQSLCKQSGIAKYTTDLDSVMSDPQYQIYFDAQVTGRRAAAVKKAILAGKHIYCEKPTGTTTEEALELYELATAAGLKNGVVQDKLWLPGMLKLKRLMENGFFGKILSVRGEFGYWVFEGHSIPAQRPSWNYRKEDDGGIIVDMLCHWRYVLDNLFGKVKAVSCLGATHIPERIDENGNPYKATADDACYATFELEDDVIAQFNSSWTVRVRRDDLLTLQVDGTHGSAVAGLRDCYTQHYGNTPKPVWNPDIPQPIPFFEGWAKVPEQEIFDNAFKAQWELFLKHIVKDTPFPWDLKAGARGVQLAEKGIESWEKRQWVNIEEL, via the coding sequence ATGACTACACATAACATTGGCATTATCATGAACGGCGTGACGGGCCGTATGGGAACGAATCAGCATTTATTAAGATCCATCAAAGCCATTATCGAGCAAGGCGGGGTGAAAATCTCGGCAGACGAAGTGATTATGCCGGATCCAATCCTGGTTGGTCGCAACGAAAGCAAGCTGCAATCGCTTTGCAAACAGTCCGGAATAGCGAAATACACAACGGATCTGGATTCTGTAATGTCTGATCCGCAGTATCAGATTTATTTTGATGCCCAGGTTACGGGTCGCCGCGCGGCTGCTGTGAAAAAAGCTATTCTTGCCGGAAAACACATTTATTGTGAAAAACCAACAGGCACAACGACCGAAGAAGCACTTGAACTTTATGAGCTTGCAACGGCCGCCGGTTTGAAAAATGGCGTTGTTCAGGACAAGCTATGGCTTCCCGGAATGCTGAAATTGAAGCGTTTAATGGAAAATGGTTTCTTTGGAAAAATCCTTTCCGTACGCGGAGAATTTGGTTACTGGGTTTTCGAAGGTCATAGCATTCCGGCGCAGCGTCCTTCCTGGAATTACCGGAAAGAAGACGATGGCGGCATTATCGTAGATATGCTTTGCCACTGGCGCTATGTTCTGGACAACCTTTTTGGCAAAGTAAAAGCTGTTTCCTGCCTCGGCGCCACGCACATTCCCGAGCGCATCGATGAAAATGGTAACCCATACAAAGCAACTGCCGACGACGCGTGCTATGCCACATTCGAGCTTGAAGATGACGTCATTGCGCAGTTCAACTCATCCTGGACCGTCCGCGTCCGCCGCGATGACCTGCTGACATTGCAAGTGGACGGAACGCACGGTTCCGCAGTCGCTGGCCTACGGGATTGCTACACGCAACATTACGGAAACACGCCAAAGCCAGTCTGGAACCCGGATATTCCACAACCAATCCCATTTTTTGAAGGTTGGGCGAAAGTGCCTGAGCAGGAAATTTTCGACAATGCATTCAAAGCGCAGTGGGAGCTTTTCTTGAAACACATTGTAAAAGACACGCCATTCCCATGGGATTTGAAAGCAGGGGCACGCGGTGTGCAACTGGCTGAAAAAGGCATTGAAAGCTGGGAAAAACGTCAGTGGGTTAACATTGAGGAATTATGA
- a CDS encoding type II toxin-antitoxin system HigB family toxin, translated as MQLDEKRILTKWQQKNRGNRRLLDAIDKLIFDLENSEYASYTHLLKERKDADQVHTKGIFFFNVENDRVLVAIKFEKNRAIALWIGTHSSYEKLFRNNKTTIEKWLRSKGHIR; from the coding sequence ATGCAGTTAGACGAAAAAAGAATCTTAACTAAGTGGCAACAAAAAAACCGCGGCAATCGCAGACTATTAGATGCAATTGACAAACTGATTTTTGATTTAGAGAATTCTGAATATGCTTCTTACACGCATTTACTGAAAGAACGTAAAGATGCGGATCAGGTGCATACTAAGGGCATTTTCTTCTTCAATGTTGAGAATGACCGTGTGCTGGTTGCGATCAAATTTGAGAAGAATCGAGCGATAGCGCTATGGATAGGCACACATAGCAGTTATGAAAAACTATTTAGGAACAACAAAACTACGATTGAAAAATGGCTAAGATCAAAGGGGCACATACGCTGA